A single region of the Neisseriaceae bacterium genome encodes:
- a CDS encoding peptidase C40 NLP/P60: MKVNSIIKYIFYIILCLTTTPIFADKINDIIIINNTNSNNTTHNSNTMILNKVDNKKQADDLLMNAMAMLGVNYKWGGNNPHSGMDCSGFIQYIFKTSQDVNLPRTARMMSQQGMLIARNNLQPGDLIFFATGKRNRAVTHVGVYIGDDKFIHTPRTGKAVEIRSLSNKYWTKAYLWARRIDKQ, encoded by the coding sequence ATGAAAGTTAATTCTATTATTAAATATATTTTTTATATCATTCTATGTCTAACAACTACCCCAATATTTGCTGATAAAATTAATGATATTATCATAATCAACAACACTAATAGTAATAATACTACACACAATTCAAACACTATGATACTCAATAAAGTAGATAACAAAAAACAAGCCGATGATTTACTTATGAATGCTATGGCCATGCTGGGTGTTAATTATAAATGGGGAGGAAATAATCCCCACAGTGGTATGGATTGTAGTGGGTTTATACAATATATATTTAAAACAAGTCAAGACGTCAATTTACCTAGAACTGCTAGAATGATGTCCCAGCAAGGAATGCTTATTGCCAGAAATAATTTACAGCCTGGCGACTTAATCTTTTTTGCTACTGGCAAAAGAAATAGAGCAGTTACTCATGTTGGTGTATACATTGGTGATGATAAATTTATACATACCCCCCGTACAGGGAAAGCAGTAGAAATCAGATCCTTATCTAATAAATACTGGACCAAAGCATATCTCTGGGCAAGACGAATTGATAAACAATAG